From Actinomyces sp. oral taxon 171 str. F0337, one genomic window encodes:
- the rpmD gene encoding 50S ribosomal protein L30 — translation MAESASKQMTKQLKVTQVRSGIGGTHRQRESLKTLGLRKIRQSVVREDSPSVRGLIATVHHLVTVEEV, via the coding sequence ATGGCTGAGTCCGCATCGAAGCAGATGACCAAGCAGCTCAAGGTCACTCAGGTCCGCTCTGGCATCGGGGGCACCCACCGCCAGCGCGAGTCCCTCAAGACCCTGGGTCTGCGCAAGATCCGCCAGTCCGTCGTGCGTGAGGACAGCCCCAGCGTGCGCGGCCTGATTGCCACGGTGCACCACCTGGTCACCGTTGAGGAGGTCTGA
- the rplO gene encoding 50S ribosomal protein L15, translating to MADTENTQEEKVRVVKLHHLRPAPGAKKAKTRVGRGEASKGKTAGRGTKGTKARYQVRPGFEGGQMPLHMRLPKLRGFRNPNRVEFQPVNVGRIAELFPEGGTVTVEDLVAKGAVRKNQLVKVLGGGDVTVALTLTVDAWSGSAKEKIEAAGGTIATR from the coding sequence ATGGCTGACACCGAGAACACGCAGGAGGAGAAGGTGCGCGTCGTCAAGCTGCACCACCTGCGTCCCGCCCCCGGCGCCAAGAAGGCCAAGACCCGCGTGGGTCGTGGTGAGGCGTCCAAGGGTAAGACCGCCGGTCGCGGTACCAAGGGCACCAAGGCCCGTTACCAGGTTCGTCCTGGTTTCGAGGGTGGCCAGATGCCGCTGCACATGCGTCTTCCCAAGCTGCGCGGCTTCCGCAACCCCAACCGGGTCGAGTTCCAGCCCGTGAACGTCGGCCGCATCGCCGAGCTGTTCCCCGAGGGCGGCACGGTGACCGTGGAGGACCTCGTCGCCAAGGGCGCGGTTCGCAAGAACCAGCTCGTCAAGGTCCTCGGCGGCGGCGACGTCACCGTGGCCCTGACGCTCACGGTCGACGCCTGGTCCGGCTCCGCCAAGGAGAAGATCGAGGCCGCCGGCGGCACCATCGCCACGCGCTGA
- the secY gene encoding preprotein translocase subunit SecY — translation MLSAFTQAFRTPDLRAKLLFTLGIMALFRLGSILPAPGVNLANAKQCIAAAEDQNLLSLVNVFSGGALLQLSVFALGIMPYITASIIIQLLKVVIPRFEELHKEGQAGTAKLTEYTRYLTIGLGLLQSSTIVATAKSGALFQGCDEKIATQIIPNDSVVALLLIVITMTAGTGLIMWLGELITERGIGNGMSLLIFTSIVAQFPSNMFSIAGGNNGAANFAIIVAVVLLATLAVVYIEQAQRRIPVQYAKRMIGRRQYGGSTTYIPVKINTAGVIPVIFASSILAMPQLVAGFGSPTSTWVQWIQTHLQQTHPIYLTAYGVLILFFAFFYTAITFDSEEIADNMKRYGGFIPGIRAGEPTVRYLSYVINRITTVGSIYLVVLALIPTLAVIWLDLAQHLPFGGTTILIMVGVGLQTVKEVNSQLQQRHYEGFLS, via the coding sequence GTGCTCAGCGCGTTCACTCAGGCGTTCAGAACGCCAGACCTCAGGGCGAAGCTGCTCTTCACCCTCGGCATCATGGCCCTGTTCCGGCTCGGGTCGATCCTGCCGGCCCCCGGCGTCAACCTGGCCAACGCCAAGCAATGCATCGCTGCTGCTGAGGATCAGAATCTTCTCAGCCTCGTCAACGTCTTCTCCGGTGGCGCGCTGCTCCAGCTGAGCGTCTTCGCGCTGGGCATCATGCCCTACATCACCGCCTCCATCATCATCCAGCTCCTGAAGGTCGTCATCCCCCGCTTCGAGGAGCTCCACAAGGAGGGGCAGGCGGGCACTGCCAAGCTCACCGAGTACACCCGCTACCTCACCATCGGCCTGGGCCTGCTCCAGTCCAGCACCATCGTGGCCACGGCCAAGAGCGGCGCGCTCTTCCAAGGCTGTGATGAGAAGATAGCTACGCAGATTATCCCCAACGACTCGGTGGTTGCCCTCCTGCTCATCGTCATTACCATGACCGCCGGCACCGGCCTCATCATGTGGTTGGGTGAGCTCATCACCGAGCGCGGCATCGGCAACGGCATGTCGCTGCTCATCTTCACCTCCATCGTGGCCCAGTTCCCCTCCAACATGTTCTCCATCGCCGGAGGCAACAACGGGGCGGCCAACTTCGCCATCATCGTGGCCGTCGTCCTCCTGGCCACCCTGGCGGTCGTCTACATCGAGCAGGCCCAGCGGCGCATCCCCGTGCAGTACGCCAAGCGAATGATCGGGCGCCGCCAGTACGGCGGATCCACCACCTACATCCCGGTCAAGATCAACACCGCCGGCGTCATCCCGGTCATCTTCGCCTCATCGATCCTGGCCATGCCCCAGCTCGTCGCCGGCTTCGGCAGCCCCACGAGCACGTGGGTGCAGTGGATCCAGACCCACCTGCAGCAGACGCACCCGATCTACCTGACCGCCTACGGCGTCCTCATCCTGTTCTTCGCCTTCTTCTACACGGCCATCACCTTCGACTCCGAGGAGATCGCGGACAACATGAAGCGCTACGGCGGCTTCATCCCCGGCATCCGCGCCGGCGAGCCCACCGTGCGCTACCTGTCCTACGTCATCAACCGCATTACGACGGTGGGCTCCATCTACCTGGTGGTCCTCGCCCTCATCCCGACGCTCGCCGTCATCTGGCTGGACCTGGCGCAGCACCTGCCCTTCGGTGGAACCACTATCCTCATCATGGTGGGCGTGGGCCTCCAGACGGTCAAGGAGGTCAACTCCCAGCTGCAGCAGCGTCACTACGAAGGGTTCTTGTCATGA
- a CDS encoding adenylate kinase: protein MSARMVLLGPPGAGKGTQAARIAERLGIPAISTGDIFRANVAGATELGTQAKAYMDKGEYVPDSITNAMVADRIAQADCRAGFLLDGYPRTTAQVGELDSMLKNSSLALDVVVEITADAEAVVARLLKRAGEQGRADDTEPVIRRRLEVYAESTAPLADIYDERGLLVQVDGMGEIDVVTDRIMEALAARGITGS from the coding sequence ATGAGCGCACGCATGGTTCTTCTCGGTCCACCCGGAGCGGGCAAGGGCACCCAGGCCGCACGGATCGCTGAGCGCCTCGGCATCCCGGCCATCTCCACCGGAGACATCTTCCGCGCCAACGTCGCCGGCGCCACCGAGCTCGGCACCCAGGCCAAGGCCTACATGGACAAGGGCGAGTACGTGCCCGACTCCATCACCAACGCCATGGTCGCCGACCGCATCGCCCAGGCCGACTGCAGGGCCGGCTTCCTCCTGGACGGCTACCCACGCACCACCGCGCAGGTCGGTGAGCTCGACTCCATGCTGAAGAACTCGAGTCTGGCCCTCGACGTCGTCGTCGAGATCACCGCCGACGCCGAGGCCGTCGTCGCCCGCCTGCTCAAGCGGGCCGGTGAGCAGGGACGCGCTGACGACACCGAGCCCGTCATCCGCCGTCGCCTCGAGGTCTATGCCGAGTCCACCGCGCCGCTGGCCGATATCTACGACGAGCGCGGCCTGCTCGTTCAGGTCGACGGCATGGGCGAGATCGACGTCGTCACCGATCGCATCATGGAGGCGCTCGCCGCCCGCGGCATCACCGGCTCCTGA
- the map gene encoding type I methionyl aminopeptidase: MLSREQIQIKTPEQVRLMRRAGLVVADIHAALRKAVRAGVTTAELDAVSAGVIEAAGAHSNFLGYYDYPATVCISVNDEVVHGIPGARVLNNGDLVTFDCGAYIVDDDGTQWHGDAAFTTVVGGTYLSESDRLVDTTTRRALWEAVAAVARAAAGEGSGRELRLNAVGDAVEAVVADVAEREGHELGILQEYVGHGIGTSMHMAPDVLNYSVKRRGPRLRPGMVLAIEPMLTAGSPATRELDDGWTVVTQDGSHAAQWEHTVAIVPGGVWVLTAPDGGAEGLAPFGIEPTALG; encoded by the coding sequence GTGCTCTCACGCGAACAGATCCAGATCAAGACGCCGGAGCAGGTCCGTCTCATGCGCCGGGCCGGGCTCGTCGTCGCCGACATCCACGCCGCCCTGCGCAAGGCGGTGCGCGCCGGGGTCACTACCGCCGAGCTCGATGCCGTCTCAGCCGGCGTCATCGAGGCCGCCGGTGCCCACTCCAACTTCCTGGGCTACTACGACTACCCGGCCACCGTGTGCATCTCCGTCAACGACGAGGTCGTCCACGGCATCCCCGGTGCGCGGGTCCTGAACAACGGCGACCTGGTCACCTTCGACTGCGGCGCCTACATCGTTGACGACGACGGCACCCAGTGGCACGGCGACGCCGCCTTCACCACCGTCGTCGGCGGAACGTACCTGAGCGAGAGCGACCGGCTCGTGGACACCACCACCCGGCGGGCCCTGTGGGAGGCCGTCGCCGCCGTCGCCCGCGCTGCGGCAGGGGAGGGGAGCGGGCGCGAGCTGCGCCTCAATGCGGTCGGCGACGCCGTCGAGGCCGTTGTCGCGGACGTGGCCGAGCGGGAGGGCCACGAGCTAGGCATCCTCCAGGAGTACGTCGGCCACGGCATCGGCACGAGCATGCACATGGCCCCCGACGTCCTCAACTACTCCGTCAAACGGCGTGGCCCCCGCCTGCGCCCCGGCATGGTGCTGGCCATTGAGCCCATGCTCACCGCCGGCAGCCCGGCCACACGCGAGCTCGACGACGGCTGGACCGTCGTCACCCAGGACGGCTCCCACGCCGCCCAGTGGGAGCACACCGTGGCCATCGTCCCCGGTGGCGTGTGGGTCCTCACCGCACCCGACGGCGGCGCCGAGGGGCTGGCTCCTTTCGGCATCGAGCCCACGGCGCTGGGCTGA
- the infA gene encoding translation initiation factor IF-1 yields the protein MAKKDGVIEVEGSVVEALPNAMFRVELSNGHVVLAHISGKMRQHYIRILPEDRVVVELSPYDLSRGRIVYRYK from the coding sequence ATGGCTAAGAAGGACGGAGTCATCGAGGTCGAGGGATCGGTCGTCGAGGCCCTTCCGAACGCGATGTTCCGGGTGGAGCTGAGCAACGGGCACGTCGTGCTCGCGCACATCTCCGGAAAGATGCGGCAGCACTACATCCGCATCCTCCCCGAGGACCGGGTGGTCGTGGAGCTGAGCCCCTACGACCTCTCCCGCGGCCGAATCGTCTACCGGTACAAGTGA
- the rpmJ gene encoding 50S ribosomal protein L36 translates to MKVKPSVKKICDSCKVIRRHGRVMVICENPRHKQRQG, encoded by the coding sequence ATGAAGGTCAAGCCGAGCGTCAAGAAGATCTGTGACAGCTGCAAGGTGATTCGTCGCCACGGCCGCGTCATGGTCATCTGCGAGAACCCGCGGCACAAGCAGCGTCAGGGCTGA
- the rpsM gene encoding 30S ribosomal protein S13, which translates to MARISGVDLPREKRVEIALTYIFGIGRTRADETLKATGVNPDTRVKDLTEEELVKLRTHIDGNYQVEGDLRREVQADIRRKIEIGCYQGLRHRRHLPVHGQRTKTNARTRKGPKRTVAGKKKAK; encoded by the coding sequence GTGGCACGCATTTCCGGTGTCGACCTGCCTCGCGAGAAGCGAGTCGAGATCGCACTCACCTACATCTTCGGGATCGGACGCACCCGCGCGGACGAGACCCTGAAGGCGACGGGCGTCAACCCCGACACCCGCGTCAAGGACCTCACCGAGGAGGAGCTGGTCAAGCTCCGCACCCACATCGACGGCAACTACCAGGTTGAGGGTGACCTGCGTCGTGAGGTCCAGGCGGACATCCGCCGCAAGATCGAGATCGGCTGCTACCAGGGCCTGCGCCACCGCCGCCACCTGCCGGTGCACGGTCAGCGCACCAAGACCAACGCGCGTACCCGCAAGGGTCCCAAGCGCACCGTGGCCGGTAAGAAGAAGGCCAAGTAA